Proteins from one Syntrophaceae bacterium genomic window:
- a CDS encoding acyl-CoA dehydrogenase yields MALDFSFTEEQRMLEDQVYRWATTWLEPQMEHMYEVDEMPP; encoded by the coding sequence ATGGCTTTGGATTTCAGTTTCACCGAAGAACAGAGGATGCTCGAGGATCAGGTCTACCGCTGGGCCACAACCTGGCTGGAGCCGCAGATGGAACACATGTACGAAGTGGACGAGATGCCCCCCA